gccgccgccgccaTCTCCACCGCCGCCGACTCCTATCAGTTCTCCGTTTCCGCCAAAGCCAAAAcagaatatttcaaaattattgaaACGCTGTCGCTTGAACCAAGTCAAGTTTGTAGATTATGGAGCATGGAGTAAGGACTCTATATTATATTGCCAAAACTATGATTTTGGCTCCTCTTACTCTGCGATatctaattttcatattttaatttaacatgatTCTTCAATTAAAAggagttaaaaaataattttatttttatattaaaaaatatttttataattttttagaagagattaaattaaaatgttatgAATTAAGAGGTGaatgtataattttatcattatttatttataatatataaatattttaaaaaataaaatatataatttttctgAGCGGTGTCTACCCTTGATTTTATACTCTTATATTATTATAGTTAAATCTAATAACTGGTAGACAGGAagattgaattaaaataattaaaaaattaaaaatgttgatatgaatttttttaaaagttacctttttaattaatcatatttaatagttttctttatgTTGGAAAAGGtgtctttaaaaattatttttgaatttcaattagaataattaaccatattaattatttgaattaattattatttttatcaaatttgaattaattatgatattataaaaataggtaTCCAATTGTGTCAAATTAAAGTGGACAAATTAAATCCAAAATGTAAGCACAATAGAGTGAGCAAAACATTAATTTGACCTATTATATAAGTCAGATGTTATAGCAAACGCTGTCGTGTTGAGGTTTATTAGAGTTATAACCCCTTTCTTTACTTCGCGTCGAGCATTATTTTCAGAAATTCAGTTACGTTCATAGTACAATGGCAACTGCCGCCATAGATCCGGAGCTGAAGAAGCTCCCGCGCCCCGGTCGGGGCGGATTTCAAGCCCACGGTCTAACCGAGGAAGAGGCCCGAGTACGAGCCATTGCTGAAATTGTCAACTCCATGGTAGAACTCTCAAGGAAGAACCAAAGAGTGGATCTAAACGTAATCAAATCTGCCGCGTGTCGGAAATATGGACTCGCACGTGCACCGAAGCTGGTAGAGATGATCGCTGCACTTCCCGAGTCGGAGCGCGTGTCTTTACTCCCTAAGCTTCGCGCCAAACCGGTTAGAACCGCTTCCGGAATCGCGGTCGTGGCGGTTATGTCGAAGCCACATCGGTGCCCGCATATTGCGACTACAGGGAATATTTGTGTTTATTGCCCCGGCGGACCGGATTCGGATTTTGAGTATAGTACTCAGTCGTATACGGGATATGAGCCAACTAGCATGCGAGCAATTAGAGCGAGGTAAGCTATTTGATGTTCATTTTCCCTTGCTTCGTCGAGCTCGTTGATTTACTGATTTCATGTTACGTTAGGTTTGCGAACAATAATTTGATATTTTCGATTAGGATttcatttgaaatattaattgtaAGAATGAAATACTGATGAATTAGTTGAGATtcagtataattatttatttgaaatttgagtagtataaaaatatgaatattgtCAAATTCATAGATACTATAGGAATTTCAAATTCTATACTAAATAGGTACATGAGTCCATGGATTTGAGAAATAATCAGGAATGTTATTTTTGTATGTGTTATGTATCACACAACTTGCAGTATTTTTAAAATCCAGGTTGAAAATTTGGAATCTAAATTCCCAAAAGCTACCTTAAAGAAACTTTTGAAAATAGAATATTTAGTTAGTTTTTCATTCATTGAAATCAATGGGAGATGGCTGTTGGCATTAGGTTGAATTGGAATGGTGGGGGTGAGAGGGCCACGTTTTTGCTTGGTTAAATTAGCTTCCGATTCTGTTGATTGCTAGACTAGCTTTTGAGAATCCAAATGTCATGCTGAATTTAGCAGCAGTGAGGTTTCATGATTGTTAAGAAGAaaagagatgagatttttgcatTTGCTTAGTACTGTCTGTCTAAATTCTTCGAAAAACTTGGTCTATGATGATTCCAGGTATAATCCATATGTCCAGGCAAGAAGCAGGATTGATCAGCTGAAGCGACTGGGTCACAGTGTAGATAAGGTTCGAATTATTCCCTGGATTAAGTATCTGCTTTTGTTTTTATTGCATTGAGATCTATAGTTTGAAAACACTTTGGCATTTGTTAAAATGATTATTGGATATTTGTAGGTTGAATTCATCTTGATGGGTGGCACCTTCATGTCACTGCCGGCAGATTACCGAGACTATTTTATTAGGAATCTTCATGATGCTTTGTCAGGTCACACTTCTGCCAATGTTGAAGAGGCAGTTACCTACTCTGAGCATAGTGCTGTAAAGTGCATTGGAATGACAATTGAAACGTGAGTTATCATGTTGCATTTTGAGATATATTCTTATCTTTTTTTGCAGTCGAGAACTTTCATGTGTAATTTACTTTTTAGTGGTTCAGACTCAAAATGTTTGTTTGGAAGACATTTACCAGTATTAATGCTTTCCTTAATCTACtttctatatctatatatattgcTGCTTGATATGTCGCATAAAACTAGGCAGCTATCTTGGTCcacttcttcatttttcttgaagtaccccATGTCCAACATGAGTATAGGGATATGATCCTCCAAGGATCCTCAAAATACAAGGGGAAATTAACTGGGGGCGGGGGGGGGGATAAACCTACTTGTATCGGGCACGTATTTTTATCCAACACTCGTACCCAAGTACGAGTTACATCATTAAGTGGGAGTCAGTAGTTGTTTAACAAAAGATTGTAAAGTTGAATGTGTTATTTTATGTGTCTGAAATATGTAAAGAAAAATTGTTTGCTTTTTACTTATTTCACTGATTGAAACACACCACATATTTAATAGGAGTTCTCATTCTTCTGTTTCTGGTCTACAGTAGGCCAGACTATTGCCTTGGTCCTCACCTGCGTCAAATGCTTTCTTATGGTTGTACACGATTGGAGATTGGAGTTCAAAGCACATATGAAGATGTTGCTCGTGACACTAATAGAGGACACACCGTAGCTGCAGTGGCTGATTGTTTTTGCTTGGCAAAGGATGCTGGTTTCAAGGTATCTGTCTCAACGCTCTGCCGTTTCTCTCAAGCGAAATGATTGTTACATTTCCCCTAGTTACCTCTATTTAGTATAAAGAATCCCCCATTATCCTCTTTAGGGATGTAAATGAATATAAATGGCCAGAACATGACTTTCTCGTGTTCGGTTCCTTCAATAAATGAGTCtcaaaatcttgttcatgttcaTTTATTTAGCTTGTTAAACGAATAGAAGCCGAACTGTTCATGAATTGTTCACTAAACTCTCCATTCATTTTACACCCCTagattcttcatcttcttcatcctcCTCCCTCCTGTCTTTTCCCTCTCAGTACAGCCATTGAAAAAATGAAATCAATCTTTTTGTCCGGCACAAATCACATATCAAATCAACTAAAACAAATTTTCATTATCACGGAGTATGCCATATGTGGCTTAATTATCAGTTTTTGCATTTATGCATTCAGCTTCTTTCAATTGGATCTGAACTTTTTTCATTGCTTTTTTGAAGGTTGTTGCTCATATGATGCCCGATCTTCCTAATGTTGGTGTCGAGAGGGACTTGGAAAGTTTCAAGGAGTTTTTCGAGAGCCCTTTATTTCGAGCTGATGGGCTTAAAATATATCCCACGCTTGTGATCCGTGGAACTGGCCTTTATGAGCTTTGGAAAACTGGCAGGTATGGTtacttacttatttatatttctttGTTAATGATTTCATGGGTATCTATGAATTTTCGGTTTCTTTCAAGTTTTGACAGgaaataaaatttctatttatttactttGCAGGTACCGAAATTATCCGCCTGAGCAGCTTGTGGACATTGTGGCAAGGATCTTGGCCATGGTACCGCCTTGGACACGTGTTTATAGGGTCCAGCGTGATATTCCTATGCCTTTGGTTACCTCTGGGGTTGAAAAGGGAAATCTTCGTGAACTAGCTTTAGCTCGTATGGATGACTTGGGCTTGAAGTGCCGAGATGTTCGAATGCGTGAAGCTGGAATTCAGGTAACAAGACAATGTTGTTCCTCAGAATCTGTTCATGCTAAAAAGCAATAACCTGTTGAGAGTGTAATAATGGCATGTTTATTTCAATACAGGATATTCACCACAAAATTAAACCCGAAGAAGTTGAGCTTGTTCGACGTGATTATACAGCAAATGAAAGCTGGGAAACATTTCTGTCTTATGAAGATACACGCCAGGTACTGCAAGGCCCTCTCTATTGCTGTTTGTGTCACTGTGTGTACATATTTGATATAATGTTCTCTATGTAACAGTTTGTCTGTGCTGAAACATGATACGATGATACAGGATATTCTTGTTGGGTTGTTGCGACTGCGTAAGTGTGGCCAGAATACTACTTGCCCTGAACTAATGGGGAAATGTTCTATTGTCCGTGAACTCCATGTATATGGAACTGCTGTTCCAGTTCATGGCAGAGATGCTGACAAGTTACAACACCAGGTAATGGTTAAAATCTTTAGTTCTAAAAATTACCCTAGAAAGGAAGTTGAATAAAAGTTTCCCTATGAGGTGGATACACTTCAAGTTCTACATttcgaatttaatttttgttttgaacaCAATAAAATAGAAAGGTCATGAAGTAACCTATACTGCTCCGGTTTCTCACATGTTTTTGAAATATTCATGTTCGACACTCATATCCAATGCGTATTTGGATACGAGTATGGAAATATAACCCACCAAACACATTGAAAAACTTCAATAAAATTGAATAGAGCTGTACTCAAGCCTAACCGAGCTTGAACAATGAGAAGCTATATTCGAGATTCACTACTTGAAACTTGGCTCTAGCTCGATGGAGTACTATTACAGAAGCTTGAGCTCAGCTCGAACTAAATTGAACTATTTGAGTTGGGCTCAATTAAAGCTTGCTGACATGATTTATATACTCGAGCTTGAGTTTGGACTTGAGACTTGAGACAGCTCGTTCATAtgcaaatttttatatttaaataacaaattttagggtttgggtttaaaATGTACATATTAAGGGAAAGGTAGtaatttaatactaaaatattaaaaacatgacTTGCAAGCAGCCTGCTTGAATTGAGTATTAAGATACTCAAAAGTCTGCTCAATAATGACCAAAACACACTTGAGTTTTCTTAAAGTCAAACTTGAGTAGCTTGCGAGCAAAGATGTCTAACTTCATCCTTAAAATTTAGCGGAAATGTACCCTTGATAGCTCTAATACTTGAGAGTCAAATCTAATCCGAGTAACGTAAGTAgctttatcttctttttttttgcagGGTTATGGTACACTTCTAATGGAAGAAGCAGAGCGTATTGCAAGAAGGGAACATAGATCAACAAAAATAGCAGTGATATCTGGTGTAGGAACCCGGCATTATTATAGGAAATTGGGGTATGAGCTTGACGGCCCTTACATGGTTAAATATCTGACTTCATAGGAAAACCTAATTTTGAATGTAACACCAATTTTGTATGCTTTTGTGTAAAATTCTAGTAACAGAtatcaatttataattttgtatgctATATTACATGTTGAaatatttttgtgtttaaattattttcttttaagttcATCGATTGATCTCAAACGTTATACTTGTTCAACAATCAAATTATTTGGTAGACACTATTGCaatttaaataaggattttagaaaggttaaattatggtttttgtttttgtattttatagaaTTGAGATTTATTctatattttaaaagttcaaaattttagttaaattataatcTTCGTTGATAATTTTCGttaaattttatcaatataatatatttattttccattaATCATGTCACATGTGGGCaatctaattaaaatgtcaaattgataaattttgataaaaaatatttactattTGTATGATTAGATTGGAATTTTCAgtgattaaatctcaaatttatcaAACTAGAAGAACTAATAACACATTTTAGCCACGTATAAATTTGAGTCAAATTATTCagaattttctttatttaaatttaatactaaaatatattatataatgatTTTGAATCATGTTTCTGTGTTTTTTTTCTCAGACAACTATCTAATCCAATTAATAGGTCTAATTCTCTCAACCATCAACGGAAACTTAAGTAACAGAAAGCAAAATATTAAGCTCGATGTTTGAATATTTTAAACACGATTATGACATGAAAAATTAATACAAAGACGATACAAATACATGGTTTAGTATCTGCTTATATTCTCTAACCTGAATGGActtgaaaaaaggaaaaaaaaattgacttgAATCAATAACGTCCAAAAGTCAAGGTTGAATTGCAGTTCCAAAACACTATTAGTCTCTATTCAGAAACTCCTTATAACCCTTATAGAACTAACCATAGTCCAAGCTTTGCGGCACACTCTGCAACAGTCTCGAAGCGATTCAAATGATTTAAGTTCAGTTAACTCATTCCATCAGATTGTACAACACCTGTTTGCTGCCATCATCAAAAACATAACGTCGGTATCAAGAGGCACTGGCATTGGCATTCATGCCACTGAAATTTCCGTGACATTCAAAGGATGCAAACACATTGTATTTCAACTTTCTGACTCGAAGGAAGTAATATTCATCGTTTTATCATCTTCCTCACTGCAACCAAAAACGAAGGAAAGTTAAGGGGACGGTCAAGATAATGAGCTAAACTAACACTAAACAGCTCTTGTACTTCTTTTATTTGGATAACACTAAACAAGTTACCTGCCAAGCATAAGCTAAGCCGATTAAATTATGGCAACAATTTGTTAAGCACAAGATAATGAGCTAAACTAACACTAAACAGCTCTTGTACTTCTTTTATTTGGATAACAGGGAGTGAAAACAGCCTCTGATTGTTTTCTAACcaatattcatatacatatatatatagcccCACCCACACCACCTTTCATATTTAATTGAGTTCCTTTTAAACCAAGTTTTTCTCCCCACCAACATGAATGTCAAAAACAAGATCTGCAAAACCAAACCCTTAGAAACCAATGCTTTGTTGGTTCAAGTGACAAAAAGCTTGGTCCCTCTTTCCACCATGAGCTTCACTAAAAAACTTAGGAAAAGTAAATCCTTAGAAATATTGGTAAATCgttaaatattttggtaaaaactTTTCCTAAGCTTTTTCTAATGAAGCTCATGGTAGAATTTCCTAAGTTTTCCCCCATTTGGGGTAGACAGACTCTAGAATAGTCGAGGCCTAATGTACCTTCCCATATTGGGGGATCTTAGACACCAAAAAATAaaggcataataataaatttagcttttaacATTTACCTCTTTTGGCACTTTAACCCTAATTCTTTTGTTTTTGGATCACTTTGgctctcaaattttaaaatttagtcaaattgCTTTCTTTTAGATGTAAAAGTTAACTgaaccattaaaattttaatggcacTGACGTGGCTACCTGCATGGTAGTCCATGTATAATTCATAAAAagtcaaaaataataataataatatttaaaatttcaccaaatttcaaaaaagttcataaaagtttttagaaaaattatctGTGTTAACAGTGAAATATATATGGACTACCACATAAGTGGTTACATCAGTGCTGTTAAAATTTAATGGTTTAGTTAATATTTTCATCTAAAAGAAagcaatttaactaaaatttgaagGTTGATGGCCAAAATGatcttaaaaaaaagaataaagatcaAACTGACAAAATAGATAAacgttagggactaaatttgttTTTATGCCCCCCAAAAAAAACTTGGAAGCTGTTCAAATCAAAGTGTTGCTAACCGAAAAGTGGAG
The Gossypium hirsutum isolate 1008001.06 chromosome A07, Gossypium_hirsutum_v2.1, whole genome shotgun sequence genome window above contains:
- the LOC121232062 gene encoding elongator complex protein 3 isoform X2 codes for the protein MATAAIDPELKKLPRPGRGGFQAHGLTEEEARVRAIAEIVNSMVELSRKNQRVDLNVIKSAACRKYGLARAPKLVEMIAALPESERVSLLPKLRAKPVRTASGIAVVAVMSKPHRCPHIATTGNICVYCPGGPDSDFEYSTQSYTGYEPTSMRAIRARYNPYVQARSRIDQLKRLGHSVDKVEFILMGGTFMSLPADYRDYFIRNLHDALSGHTSANVEEAVTYSEHSAVKCIGMTIETRPDYCLGPHLRQMLSYGCTRLEIGVQSTYEDVARDTNRGHTVAAVADCFCLAKDAGFKVVAHMMPDLPNVGVERDLESFKEFFESPLFRADGLKIYPTLVIRGTGLYELWKTGRYRNYPPEQLVDIVARILAMVPPWTRVYRVQRDIPMPLVTSGVEKGNLRELALARMDDLGLKCRDVRMREAGIQDIHHKIKPEEVELVRRDYTANESWETFLSYEDTRQFVCAET
- the LOC121232062 gene encoding elongator complex protein 3 isoform X1, coding for MATAAIDPELKKLPRPGRGGFQAHGLTEEEARVRAIAEIVNSMVELSRKNQRVDLNVIKSAACRKYGLARAPKLVEMIAALPESERVSLLPKLRAKPVRTASGIAVVAVMSKPHRCPHIATTGNICVYCPGGPDSDFEYSTQSYTGYEPTSMRAIRARYNPYVQARSRIDQLKRLGHSVDKVEFILMGGTFMSLPADYRDYFIRNLHDALSGHTSANVEEAVTYSEHSAVKCIGMTIETRPDYCLGPHLRQMLSYGCTRLEIGVQSTYEDVARDTNRGHTVAAVADCFCLAKDAGFKVVAHMMPDLPNVGVERDLESFKEFFESPLFRADGLKIYPTLVIRGTGLYELWKTGRYRNYPPEQLVDIVARILAMVPPWTRVYRVQRDIPMPLVTSGVEKGNLRELALARMDDLGLKCRDVRMREAGIQDIHHKIKPEEVELVRRDYTANESWETFLSYEDTRQDILVGLLRLRKCGQNTTCPELMGKCSIVRELHVYGTAVPVHGRDADKLQHQGYGTLLMEEAERIARREHRSTKIAVISGVGTRHYYRKLGYELDGPYMVKYLTS